The following coding sequences are from one Pseudomonas mendocina window:
- a CDS encoding Hpt domain-containing protein, whose product MGDRHDYVALEWVKGEIAETLKQARQALEAFVENPQDPTRMRFCLTYVHQVHGTLQMVEFYGAALLAEEMEQLAKALMEGRVANQGEALEVLMQAILQLPVYLDRIQTARRDLPMVVLPLLNDLRAARGEKLLSETSLFSPDMSVRLPALSEGGLAHLRTAELPVLLRKLRQMLQMALVGIIRNQDLATNLGYMARVFARLENLCKEAPLGSLWQIASGMVEGLANGSVVNGTSVRTLLRQVDKELKRLVEQGADGINQAAPDELTKNLLFYVAKAPAQSPRIRALKEQYRLDEALPDTEVVDEERARLAGPDRDAMRSVVAALCEELVRVKDSLDLFVRSDRSQASELDGLLAPLKQIADTLAVLGFGQPRKVILDQIDVIHGLSLGQREPSDAVLMDVAGALLYVEATLAGMVGPSDDNQNEQSHLPTTDVAQIHQLVIKEARNGLEQAKDAIIEFIASQWNHEHLARVPELLTQVRGGLAMIPLQRAADLLNACNRYIQEQLLARKAVPNWQSLDTLADAITSVEYYLERLAEDHGTQGDLILDVAEESLETLGYPLKEKPSVLDRVEPQQESLAPLADPLQEIELLGAEDDQLGEPLAFEPDALPLEAGSDLELLDAEPQLGDMPSLGEPADELTFDLGELEELPPLQADAELPSLTVEAVPDLEFEELSLEQLDAAPQWDELELAELELPEVELPSLPEATLELEEPTAEKPLSMADVMAAPVQAINPPAADVPPSLLPPPADEEPVDEELLEVFIEEAGEVLETIAEYLPQWQADTGNKDALIEVRRAFHTLKGSGRMVRALIIGELAWSIENLLNRVLDRSIEPNEPVQQVVLDVVALMPALVDEFAAKAQRQRDDVDLLAATAHALAKGLTPPKSDAPAAPQVAEPAGVIDATDTVEDPLSPGDELLDGEPLDPQLLEIFRNEAETHLDTLVGFLADCAQELPQPVTDDLQRALHTLKGSAYMAGILPVAEIAAPLEKLVKEFKTNLIQVDLSAAELLSRAEQLFRVGLENLESQPLAPIDGAGAFLARVQALHHERLASAEGERLAQSGESRDPQLISIFLAEGMDILLDAEDLLRKWREHPSERQELSALLEELTTLGRGAEMAELPQIDELCEALLDLYGAVEEGSLAVSERFFDEAEKAHEALIDMMDQVAAALQVTAQPERVQALRDLLSEAIDPDTLALLAPGAQGLEVVELDHATAELEQFEALSSEPETAEPSAALASSERAEELAVEPEAPIGFSPAEADLDEEMVEIFLEEAVDILESAGQALERWLSEPDNTLPLSSLQRDLHTLKGGARMAAIRPIGDLGHELESLYEGLVDRRYNHSAELGSLLQQSHDRLALMLDQLQARQPLVSGDDLIQAIRQFRQGGSPQSLSAAAVQFEPAFDDAPEEVLDVQLDEDELPPLALVEDESGLDQVAEIPLDEEQGSSDDALSMPIAEELPALSEAVAEPEPPAVASTSWHEDRDPELVEIFLEEGFDIIDSAGSALQRWMADVDNSLELEALQRDLHTLKGGARMAEIREIGDLAHELEFLYEGLGGGRLRASPELFTLLQACHDRLAEMLEAVRGQRPVPSGDALIETIKRFRANPDEQLSMPSAVQLKAVVESDETEEADSDILDIFLEEGDDLLEAMEAAIGRWEEHRDDGNAIDEMLRILHTLKGGARLAGQKRLGDMSHDFEQHLSEALQQGAPWPESLFLDVQSGFEGLQQELDLLRQRLSDSLADEPPAAAEPVEPEAAVPSLVTPIVAASELPSQVQAPKVLPFVQRAQEAAQEAAARRAPQELVKVPAELLEGLVNLAGETSIFRGRVEQQVSDVSFTLSEMEATIDRVRDQLRRLDTETQAQILSRYQAEAERAGYEDFDPLEMDRHSQLQQLSRALFESASDLLDLKETLAAKNRDAETLLLQQARVNTELQEGLMRTRMVPFDRLVPRLRRIVRQVAGELGKQVEFVVGNAEGEMDRTVLERIVAPLEHMLRNAVDHGIESVEARRAAGKSDTGTIRLNLGREGGDIVLTLDDDGGGIRLEAVRRKAIERGLMDVDSDLSDHEVLQFILEAGFSTAEKVTQISGRGVGMDVVHSEVKQLGGSMSIDSAVGQGTRFTIRLPFTVSVNRALMVYSGEDLYAIPLNTIEGIVRVSPYELEAYYAPDAPRFEYAGQAYELKYLGDLLNNGQHPKLVGQSLPLPVILVRSSEHAVAVQVDSLAGSREIVVKSLGPQFAGVHGISGATILGDGRVVVILDLLATIRVLHAHLLTQLTPRLASRQVAISEEVEIDRPTLVMVVDDSVTVRKVTSRLLERNGMNVMTAKDGVDAIAQLQEHKPDIMLLDIEMPRMDGFEVATLVRHDDGLKDLPIIMITSRTGEKHRERAMAIGVNEYLGKPYQESLLLDTIAQLVDSHRVKRT is encoded by the coding sequence ATGGGTGATCGGCATGATTATGTCGCCCTGGAGTGGGTCAAAGGCGAAATCGCGGAAACCCTGAAGCAGGCGCGACAGGCCCTGGAGGCGTTCGTCGAGAACCCGCAGGATCCGACGCGTATGCGTTTCTGCCTGACTTACGTGCACCAGGTTCACGGCACCTTGCAGATGGTCGAATTCTACGGCGCCGCTCTGCTCGCCGAGGAAATGGAGCAGCTGGCCAAGGCGCTGATGGAAGGTCGCGTGGCCAATCAGGGCGAGGCCCTGGAAGTGCTGATGCAGGCCATCCTGCAGTTGCCTGTGTACCTTGACCGTATCCAGACCGCCCGCCGCGACCTGCCGATGGTCGTGTTGCCGCTGCTCAACGATCTGCGCGCCGCTCGCGGCGAGAAGCTGCTGTCGGAAACCAGCCTGTTCTCCCCTGACATGTCCGTCCGTCTGCCGGCGTTGTCCGAAGGTGGCCTGGCACACCTGCGTACCGCCGAGCTGCCGGTACTGTTGCGCAAGCTGCGGCAGATGCTGCAGATGGCACTGGTCGGCATCATTCGTAATCAGGATCTGGCCACCAACCTTGGCTACATGGCGCGCGTCTTCGCCCGCCTGGAAAACCTGTGCAAGGAAGCCCCGCTGGGCAGCCTGTGGCAGATCGCCTCCGGTATGGTCGAAGGCCTGGCCAATGGCAGCGTGGTCAACGGCACGTCGGTGCGCACCCTGCTGCGTCAGGTCGACAAGGAGCTCAAGCGTCTGGTCGAGCAGGGCGCCGATGGCATCAACCAGGCCGCTCCCGATGAACTGACCAAGAACCTGCTGTTCTACGTGGCCAAGGCGCCGGCGCAATCGCCACGCATCCGTGCCCTGAAGGAACAATACCGCCTCGACGAAGCCCTGCCGGACACCGAAGTGGTGGACGAGGAGCGGGCCCGCCTGGCCGGCCCTGATCGCGATGCCATGCGCTCGGTGGTGGCGGCGCTGTGCGAAGAACTGGTGCGGGTCAAGGACAGCCTCGATCTGTTCGTACGCAGTGATCGTAGCCAGGCCAGTGAGCTGGACGGTTTGCTCGCGCCACTCAAGCAGATCGCCGACACCCTCGCGGTACTGGGCTTCGGCCAGCCGCGCAAAGTGATTCTCGACCAGATCGACGTGATTCATGGCCTGTCTCTTGGCCAGCGCGAGCCGAGCGATGCGGTACTGATGGATGTCGCCGGTGCGCTGCTCTATGTCGAAGCCACGCTGGCCGGCATGGTCGGCCCGAGCGACGACAACCAGAACGAGCAGAGCCACCTGCCGACCACCGACGTGGCGCAGATTCACCAGTTGGTGATTAAAGAGGCGCGCAATGGCCTGGAACAGGCCAAGGACGCGATCATCGAGTTCATCGCCTCGCAGTGGAACCATGAGCACCTGGCCCGCGTGCCCGAGTTGCTCACCCAGGTGCGTGGCGGATTGGCGATGATCCCGCTGCAGCGCGCGGCCGATCTGCTCAACGCCTGCAACCGCTATATTCAGGAACAGCTGCTGGCGCGCAAGGCCGTGCCCAACTGGCAGAGCCTGGACACCCTGGCCGACGCCATCACCAGCGTCGAGTACTACCTCGAGCGTCTGGCCGAAGATCATGGCACCCAGGGTGACCTGATCCTCGATGTCGCCGAAGAAAGCCTGGAGACCCTGGGCTATCCACTCAAGGAAAAACCGTCGGTCCTCGATCGCGTCGAGCCGCAGCAAGAATCCCTGGCGCCGTTGGCCGATCCGCTTCAGGAAATCGAACTGCTGGGCGCCGAGGACGATCAACTCGGAGAGCCGCTGGCCTTCGAACCGGACGCATTACCGCTGGAAGCCGGTAGTGATCTGGAGTTGCTCGACGCCGAGCCGCAACTGGGCGATATGCCGTCGCTGGGCGAGCCGGCGGACGAGCTCACCTTCGACCTGGGTGAACTCGAAGAGCTGCCGCCTTTGCAGGCTGACGCCGAACTGCCGTCGCTGACAGTCGAAGCCGTACCCGATCTGGAATTCGAAGAGCTGAGCCTGGAGCAACTGGACGCCGCGCCGCAGTGGGATGAGTTGGAGTTGGCCGAGCTGGAGTTGCCGGAGGTCGAGCTACCCAGCTTGCCCGAAGCCACTCTGGAGCTCGAAGAGCCGACCGCGGAGAAACCTCTGTCGATGGCTGACGTGATGGCCGCCCCCGTGCAGGCGATCAACCCACCTGCCGCCGATGTACCGCCAAGCCTGCTACCGCCGCCGGCCGATGAGGAACCGGTTGACGAAGAGTTGCTGGAAGTCTTTATCGAAGAAGCCGGTGAAGTGCTGGAAACCATCGCCGAGTACCTGCCGCAGTGGCAGGCCGACACTGGCAACAAGGACGCGCTGATCGAAGTGCGTCGTGCCTTCCACACCCTCAAGGGGAGTGGGCGCATGGTGCGCGCGCTGATCATCGGCGAGTTGGCCTGGTCGATCGAGAACCTGCTCAATCGCGTGCTGGATCGCAGCATCGAGCCGAACGAGCCCGTGCAGCAGGTGGTGCTCGACGTGGTGGCGCTGATGCCGGCGCTGGTCGACGAGTTCGCCGCCAAGGCGCAGCGCCAGCGTGACGATGTCGATCTGCTGGCTGCCACCGCGCATGCATTGGCCAAGGGGCTGACGCCCCCAAAATCTGACGCCCCGGCCGCCCCACAGGTAGCCGAGCCCGCGGGCGTTATCGACGCTACCGACACCGTCGAGGATCCCTTGTCGCCTGGCGATGAGCTGCTCGATGGCGAGCCCCTCGATCCGCAGTTGCTGGAGATTTTCCGTAACGAGGCGGAAACCCATCTGGATACGCTGGTGGGTTTCCTCGCCGACTGCGCGCAGGAGCTACCACAGCCGGTCACCGACGACCTGCAGCGAGCTTTGCACACGCTCAAGGGCAGTGCCTACATGGCCGGTATCCTGCCGGTGGCGGAAATTGCCGCGCCGTTGGAGAAGCTGGTCAAGGAGTTCAAAACCAACCTGATTCAGGTGGATCTGAGCGCCGCAGAGTTGCTCAGCCGCGCTGAACAGCTTTTCCGTGTTGGTCTGGAAAACCTGGAGAGCCAACCGCTGGCGCCCATCGACGGGGCAGGGGCGTTTCTCGCTCGTGTGCAGGCGCTGCATCATGAGCGTCTGGCCAGTGCAGAGGGCGAGCGCCTGGCGCAGAGCGGCGAAAGCCGCGATCCCCAACTGATCAGCATTTTCCTTGCCGAGGGCATGGATATCCTGCTTGATGCCGAGGATCTGCTGCGCAAATGGCGCGAGCATCCGTCCGAGCGTCAGGAGCTGTCCGCGTTGCTGGAGGAGCTGACCACCCTCGGCCGTGGTGCCGAGATGGCCGAGCTGCCGCAGATCGACGAGCTGTGCGAGGCGCTACTGGATCTGTACGGTGCCGTCGAAGAGGGCAGCCTGGCCGTCAGTGAACGCTTCTTCGACGAGGCGGAAAAAGCTCACGAAGCGCTGATCGACATGATGGATCAGGTTGCCGCGGCGCTGCAGGTTACGGCTCAGCCCGAACGCGTGCAGGCGCTACGCGACCTGCTGAGTGAGGCCATCGATCCCGATACCCTGGCCCTGCTCGCGCCTGGCGCACAGGGGCTTGAAGTGGTCGAGTTGGATCATGCCACTGCCGAGCTGGAACAGTTCGAGGCATTGTCGAGCGAACCGGAAACGGCAGAGCCGAGCGCAGCCCTTGCTTCCTCTGAGCGGGCCGAAGAGCTTGCCGTGGAGCCCGAGGCGCCAATCGGTTTCAGCCCTGCGGAGGCCGATCTCGACGAGGAAATGGTCGAAATCTTCCTCGAAGAAGCTGTCGATATTCTGGAAAGTGCCGGTCAGGCGCTGGAGCGCTGGTTGAGCGAGCCGGACAACACCCTGCCGCTGTCCTCGCTGCAGCGTGATTTGCACACCCTCAAGGGTGGTGCGCGAATGGCTGCTATCCGCCCGATCGGCGACCTGGGCCATGAGCTCGAATCGCTCTACGAAGGGCTGGTTGACCGTCGTTACAACCACTCCGCTGAACTGGGCAGTCTGCTGCAGCAGAGCCATGATCGCCTGGCACTGATGCTCGACCAGTTGCAGGCTCGTCAGCCGTTGGTCTCCGGTGATGACCTGATCCAGGCGATTCGCCAGTTCCGCCAGGGCGGTAGCCCGCAAAGTCTGTCGGCCGCGGCGGTTCAGTTTGAGCCGGCATTCGATGATGCGCCTGAGGAGGTGCTCGACGTCCAGCTGGACGAGGACGAGCTGCCGCCACTGGCGTTGGTCGAAGATGAGAGCGGGCTTGATCAGGTCGCGGAAATCCCGCTCGATGAAGAGCAGGGCTCATCCGATGACGCCCTGTCGATGCCCATTGCTGAAGAACTGCCGGCACTGAGCGAAGCCGTCGCCGAGCCCGAGCCGCCAGCCGTTGCGTCGACGAGCTGGCATGAGGATCGCGATCCCGAGTTGGTGGAAATCTTCCTGGAAGAAGGTTTCGACATCATCGATAGCGCCGGCTCTGCCTTGCAGCGCTGGATGGCCGACGTAGACAACAGCCTGGAACTGGAAGCCCTGCAGCGTGACCTGCATACCCTCAAGGGTGGTGCACGCATGGCCGAGATTCGCGAGATCGGCGATCTGGCACACGAGCTGGAATTCCTTTACGAAGGGCTCGGTGGCGGCCGCCTGCGCGCCAGTCCCGAACTGTTCACCTTGTTGCAGGCCTGCCATGACCGCCTGGCGGAGATGCTCGAAGCCGTTCGCGGCCAGCGTCCGGTGCCCTCGGGTGATGCGCTGATCGAGACCATCAAGCGCTTTCGCGCCAACCCCGATGAGCAGTTGAGCATGCCCTCGGCAGTGCAGCTCAAGGCTGTGGTCGAGAGCGATGAAACCGAGGAGGCTGACAGCGACATCCTCGACATCTTCCTGGAGGAAGGTGATGACCTGCTCGAAGCGATGGAAGCGGCCATCGGCCGTTGGGAAGAACATCGTGACGACGGTAATGCCATCGACGAGATGCTGCGCATCCTGCACACCCTCAAGGGCGGTGCGCGCTTGGCCGGGCAGAAACGTCTGGGCGACATGAGTCATGACTTCGAACAGCATCTCAGCGAGGCCCTGCAACAGGGGGCTCCGTGGCCGGAAAGTCTGTTCCTCGACGTACAGTCCGGTTTCGAGGGGCTGCAACAGGAACTCGATCTGTTGCGTCAGCGGCTCAGTGACAGCCTCGCCGATGAGCCGCCTGCAGCTGCTGAGCCTGTCGAGCCTGAAGCCGCTGTGCCGAGTCTGGTCACTCCGATTGTCGCGGCCAGTGAGCTGCCGTCGCAGGTGCAGGCGCCCAAGGTGTTGCCATTCGTGCAGCGTGCGCAGGAGGCCGCTCAGGAAGCGGCTGCCCGCCGCGCTCCGCAGGAGCTGGTCAAGGTACCGGCCGAGCTGCTCGAAGGCCTGGTCAACCTGGCCGGTGAGACCTCGATCTTCCGTGGCCGCGTCGAGCAGCAGGTCAGTGACGTCAGCTTCACCCTGAGTGAGATGGAAGCCACCATCGACCGGGTACGCGACCAACTGCGTCGTCTCGACACCGAAACCCAGGCGCAGATTCTCAGCCGCTATCAGGCCGAGGCCGAGCGCGCGGGTTATGAGGATTTCGACCCGCTGGAAATGGATCGCCATTCGCAGCTGCAACAGCTTTCCCGTGCGCTGTTCGAATCGGCCTCCGACTTGCTCGACCTGAAAGAAACCCTGGCGGCGAAGAACCGCGACGCCGAGACCCTGCTGTTGCAACAGGCGCGGGTCAACACCGAACTGCAGGAAGGCCTGATGCGCACCCGCATGGTGCCATTCGACCGCCTGGTGCCGCGTTTGCGGCGTATCGTCCGGCAGGTGGCTGGCGAGTTGGGCAAGCAGGTCGAGTTCGTCGTCGGCAACGCCGAAGGGGAAATGGATCGCACGGTGCTTGAACGTATCGTCGCGCCGCTGGAGCACATGCTACGCAACGCCGTCGACCATGGCATCGAATCTGTCGAGGCGCGCCGCGCCGCAGGTAAGTCGGACACCGGCACCATTCGCCTGAACCTCGGTCGTGAGGGCGGCGATATCGTCCTGACGCTGGATGATGACGGCGGCGGTATTCGCCTGGAGGCCGTGCGGCGCAAGGCCATCGAACGTGGCCTGATGGATGTCGACAGCGACCTCAGTGACCACGAGGTGCTGCAGTTCATCCTCGAGGCCGGCTTCTCCACGGCGGAGAAGGTCACGCAGATTTCCGGCCGCGGCGTCGGCATGGACGTGGTGCACTCGGAGGTCAAGCAGCTCGGTGGCTCGATGAGCATCGATTCGGCTGTAGGCCAAGGCACGCGCTTCACCATTCGTCTGCCGTTCACCGTGTCTGTGAACCGCGCGTTGATGGTGTACTCGGGCGAAGACCTCTACGCCATCCCGCTGAATACCATCGAAGGTATCGTGCGCGTTTCGCCCTACGAGCTTGAGGCATACTACGCCCCCGATGCGCCGCGCTTCGAATACGCCGGGCAGGCCTACGAGCTGAAGTACCTGGGGGATCTGCTGAACAATGGTCAGCACCCGAAACTGGTGGGCCAGAGCCTGCCGCTGCCGGTGATCCTGGTGCGTTCCAGCGAACACGCCGTGGCGGTACAGGTGGACAGCCTGGCCGGTTCGCGCGAGATCGTGGTGAAAAGCCTCGGCCCGCAGTTCGCCGGGGTGCACGGTATCTCCGGTGCGACCATCCTCGGTGACGGCCGCGTGGTGGTGATTCTCGATCTGCTCGCCACCATTCGCGTGCTGCACGCGCACCTGCTGACCCAGCTGACTCCACGTCTGGCCTCGCGCCAGGTGGCGATCAGCGAAGAGGTGGAAATCGACCGGCCGACCCTGGTCATGGTGGTGGACGACTCGGTCACCGTGCGCAAGGTCACCAGCCGTCTGCTCGAGCGTAACGGCATGAACGTGATGACCGCCAAGGACGGGGTGGATGCCATTGCCCAACTGCAGGAGCACAAGCCCGACATCATGCTGCTGGACATCGAGATGCCGCGCATGGATGGCTTCGAGGTGGCCACCCTGGTGCGCCACGACGATGGCTTGAAGGATCTGCCGATCATCATGATCACCTCGCGTACCGGTGAAAAACACCGCGAGCGCGCCATGGCCATCGGCGTCAACGAATACCTCGGCAAGCCCTATCAGGAGTCCTTGCTGCTCGACACCATTGCACAGTTGGTGGATAGCCACCGGGTCAAACGGACATGA
- a CDS encoding protein-glutamate O-methyltransferase — translation MQSAGVWALRPVADMSQADFHDWQTLLEARTGVVISEQRRAFLQTNLSARMRELGVTDYASYYRQVTDGPRGAVEWSTLLDRLTVQETRFFRHPPSFEVLTQYLQERLAAGLGKPWELWSVGCSSGEEPYSLAILAAEALQGSELPEHFAVTGTDISQGALSKAREACYSQRRLEQVSDDLRERYFLAQADGRFKVVSSLAARVCCARLNVLELAKAPMSGMDVIFCQNLLIYFRRWRRRDILNRLAESLAPGGLLVVGVGEVAGWQHPELVPVADERVLAFTRKG, via the coding sequence ATGCAGTCAGCGGGCGTGTGGGCGTTGCGCCCGGTGGCCGATATGTCGCAAGCCGATTTCCACGACTGGCAGACGCTGCTCGAAGCGCGAACCGGTGTGGTGATCAGCGAGCAACGGCGCGCGTTTCTGCAGACCAACCTGAGTGCGCGCATGCGCGAACTGGGCGTCACGGACTACGCCAGCTACTACCGTCAGGTCACCGATGGCCCGCGAGGCGCGGTGGAGTGGTCGACCCTGCTGGATCGTCTGACCGTGCAGGAAACCCGCTTCTTCCGTCATCCGCCCTCCTTCGAGGTGCTGACGCAGTACCTGCAGGAGCGGCTGGCCGCCGGCTTGGGTAAACCCTGGGAATTGTGGAGCGTGGGTTGCTCCAGTGGTGAAGAGCCCTATTCGCTGGCGATCCTGGCGGCCGAGGCATTGCAGGGCAGTGAGTTGCCCGAGCATTTCGCCGTGACGGGTACCGATATCAGCCAGGGGGCGTTGAGCAAGGCGCGTGAGGCCTGCTACTCGCAACGCCGCCTGGAGCAGGTAAGTGACGATCTGCGCGAGCGCTATTTTCTCGCTCAGGCCGATGGACGTTTCAAGGTGGTATCGAGCCTGGCTGCGCGGGTGTGCTGCGCCCGGCTCAACGTGCTGGAACTGGCTAAGGCGCCGATGTCCGGCATGGACGTGATTTTCTGTCAGAACTTGCTGATCTATTTCCGCCGCTGGCGTCGCCGCGACATCCTCAACCGCCTGGCCGAGAGCCTGGCGCCAGGAGGGTTGCTGGTGGTGGGTGTGGGTGAAGTAGCCGGTTGGCAGCATCCGGAGCTGGTACCGGTTGCCGACGAGCGAGTTCTGGCGTTTACCCGCAAGGGATAA
- a CDS encoding methyl-accepting chemotaxis protein → MKKFNAGNLLVGARSSTLIAALFVVLIVSIVLLFANFAYINTQSNYDTEYISHSGELRVLSQRIAKNATEAAAGTAEAFGLLRDARNDFQQRWGYLTDGDASSGLPPAPESVQAQMAAVQQDWDSLRQNTDAILASEQTVLSLHQVAATLAETIPQLQVEYEEVVDILLESGAPAAQVSVAQRQSLLAERILGSVNKVLAGDEDSVQAADMFGRDASLFGRVLAAMLEGNAAMEISQVTDEEALERLAEISELFEFVSGSVDEILETSPELFQVRESANSIFTVSQTLLDKASELASGFEDLADGRALNTLFGYVLGGLALGSIILIGLVMVRETNRRLAETAEKNERNQAAILRLLDEIADLADGDLTVAATVTEDFTGAIADSINYSIDQLRDLVATINLTAVQVAGAAQETQATAMHLAEASEHQAQEIAGASAAINEMAVSIDQVSANASESSAVAERSVAIANKGNEVVHNTITGMDNIREQIQDTSKRIKRLGESSQEIGDIVSLINDIADQTNILALNAAIQASMAGDAGRGFAVVADEVQRLAERSSAATKQIEALVKTIQTDTNEAVISMEQTTSEVVRGARLAQDAGVALEEIEKVSKTLAALIQNISNAARQQASSAGHISNTMNVIQEITSQTSSGTTATAKSIGNLAKMASEMRKSVSGFTLPDA, encoded by the coding sequence ATGAAAAAATTCAATGCAGGCAATTTGTTGGTCGGGGCACGCAGTAGCACGCTGATCGCGGCGCTGTTCGTCGTGCTCATCGTTTCCATCGTGCTGTTGTTCGCGAACTTCGCCTACATCAACACCCAGTCCAACTACGATACCGAGTACATCAGCCACTCCGGTGAGCTGCGCGTACTGTCCCAGCGTATCGCCAAGAACGCCACCGAGGCCGCGGCGGGTACCGCCGAAGCTTTCGGCCTGCTGCGCGATGCCCGTAACGACTTCCAGCAGCGCTGGGGTTACCTGACCGACGGCGATGCCAGCAGCGGCTTGCCGCCGGCACCCGAGTCGGTGCAGGCGCAGATGGCCGCCGTGCAACAGGACTGGGACAGCCTGAGGCAGAACACCGACGCCATTCTCGCCAGCGAGCAGACCGTACTGTCGTTGCACCAGGTAGCCGCCACCCTGGCGGAAACCATTCCGCAGCTGCAGGTCGAGTACGAGGAAGTGGTCGACATCCTGCTGGAAAGCGGCGCACCGGCTGCCCAGGTATCGGTCGCCCAGCGGCAGTCGCTGCTGGCCGAACGTATCCTTGGCTCGGTGAACAAGGTGCTGGCCGGTGACGAGGACTCGGTACAGGCCGCCGACATGTTCGGCCGCGACGCCAGCCTGTTCGGTCGTGTACTGGCGGCGATGCTCGAAGGCAACGCGGCGATGGAAATCAGCCAGGTGACCGACGAGGAAGCCCTCGAGCGTCTGGCCGAGATTTCCGAGCTGTTCGAATTCGTATCCGGTTCGGTGGACGAGATTCTCGAGACCTCGCCGGAACTGTTCCAGGTGCGTGAATCGGCGAACTCCATCTTCACCGTGTCGCAGACCCTGCTGGACAAGGCATCCGAGTTGGCCAGCGGCTTCGAAGACCTGGCCGACGGTCGTGCCCTCAACACCCTGTTCGGCTACGTGCTGGGCGGCCTGGCGCTGGGTTCGATCATCCTCATCGGCCTGGTGATGGTGCGCGAGACCAACCGTCGTCTGGCCGAAACCGCCGAGAAGAACGAGCGTAACCAGGCGGCGATTCTGCGTCTGCTCGACGAAATCGCCGACCTCGCCGACGGTGACCTGACCGTGGCCGCGACGGTAACCGAAGATTTCACCGGTGCCATCGCTGACTCCATCAACTACTCCATCGACCAGCTGCGTGACCTGGTAGCGACCATCAACCTGACCGCCGTTCAGGTAGCCGGTGCAGCCCAGGAAACCCAGGCCACGGCGATGCACCTGGCCGAGGCTTCCGAGCACCAGGCGCAGGAAATTGCCGGCGCCTCCGCGGCGATCAACGAAATGGCCGTGTCGATTGACCAGGTATCGGCGAACGCCTCGGAATCCTCCGCGGTAGCGGAACGTTCCGTAGCGATCGCCAACAAGGGCAACGAAGTCGTACACAACACCATCACCGGCATGGATAACATCCGTGAGCAGATTCAGGACACCTCGAAGCGGATCAAGCGCCTCGGTGAGTCGTCCCAGGAGATCGGTGACATCGTTAGCCTGATCAACGACATTGCCGACCAGACCAACATCCTCGCACTGAACGCCGCGATCCAGGCGTCCATGGCCGGTGATGCGGGCCGCGGCTTCGCCGTGGTAGCGGACGAGGTACAACGCCTCGCAGAACGTTCCTCGGCGGCGACCAAGCAGATCGAGGCGCTGGTAAAAACCATTCAGACCGACACCAACGAAGCCGTTATCTCCATGGAGCAGACGACTTCCGAAGTGGTGCGCGGTGCCCGCCTGGCGCAGGACGCCGGGGTGGCACTGGAAGAGATCGAGAAGGTATCGAAAACCCTCGCGGCCCTCATCCAGAACATCTCCAACGCCGCCCGTCAGCAGGCCTCTTCGGCCGGCCACATTTCCAACACCATGAACGTGATCCAGGAGATCACCTCGCAGACGTCCTCGGGTACCACCGCCACCGCCAAGAGCATTGGTAACCTGGCCAAGATGGCCAGTGAGATGCGCAAGTCGGTGTCCGGCTTCACCCTGCCAGACGCCTGA
- a CDS encoding chemotaxis protein CheW — protein MSDAQTPFQILFEIDQRCRALAAGLPSQQAAVQTWSGIGFRMGERFFVAPMGEVGEVLHEPRYTLLPGVKGWVKGVANVRGRLLPIMDLCGFFGNELSPLRKLRRILVVDHQEIFAGLTVDEVFGMQHFPVDAFSEQLPPLEASIAPFIHGVFQREQPWLVFSPHALTADPGFLDVAY, from the coding sequence ATGTCGGACGCGCAGACTCCTTTCCAGATCCTCTTCGAGATCGACCAGCGTTGCCGAGCCCTGGCGGCCGGTTTGCCGTCGCAACAGGCGGCGGTGCAAACCTGGAGCGGTATCGGTTTTCGCATGGGCGAGCGATTCTTCGTCGCGCCGATGGGGGAAGTGGGTGAAGTCCTGCATGAACCACGCTACACCCTGCTGCCGGGGGTGAAGGGTTGGGTCAAAGGGGTGGCCAACGTGCGTGGCCGCCTGCTGCCGATCATGGATCTGTGTGGATTCTTCGGCAATGAACTGTCGCCGCTGCGCAAGCTGCGGCGAATTCTGGTGGTCGACCACCAGGAAATCTTCGCTGGCCTGACGGTCGACGAAGTTTTCGGCATGCAACATTTCCCCGTGGATGCATTTTCAGAACAACTGCCGCCTCTCGAGGCGAGCATTGCGCCGTTTATCCACGGAGTCTTTCAACGGGAACAGCCCTGGTTGGTGTTCAGCCCTCATGCGTTGACGGCGGATCCGGGCTTTCTCGATGTTGCCTATTAA
- the pilH gene encoding twitching motility response regulator PilH, which yields MARILIVDDSPTEMYKLTAMLEKHGHQVLKAENGADGVALARQEKPDAVLMDIVMPGLNGFQATRQLTKDAETSHIPVIIVTTKDQETDKVWGKRQGAKDYLTKPVDEDTLLKTLNAVLAG from the coding sequence ATGGCTCGAATTCTGATTGTTGATGACTCCCCGACCGAGATGTACAAGCTGACCGCCATGCTGGAAAAGCACGGCCATCAGGTACTGAAAGCGGAAAACGGCGCCGACGGCGTGGCCCTGGCCCGCCAGGAGAAGCCGGACGCGGTTCTGATGGACATCGTCATGCCCGGCCTCAATGGTTTCCAGGCGACTCGTCAACTGACCAAGGACGCCGAAACCAGCCACATCCCGGTGATCATCGTCACCACCAAGGATCAGGAAACCGACAAGGTCTGGGGCAAGCGCCAGGGCGCCAAGGACTACCTGACCAAGCCGGTCGACGAAGATACCTTGCTGAAAACCCTCAATGCGGTTCTGGCCGGCTGA